The Ignavibacteriales bacterium DNA segment GCAATGATGGAGGTGAGAACTGGACAATTACAAACACGATACCTCCAGGTCTTTCGCCGGCAGAGGATATTCACTTCAGCACACTCATGGATGGCTGGGTAATCGGACAGGGAGGAGATTGCCTGCTTCATACAAGCGATGGAGGCAATACATGGATTCCGGTTACGGATTTCGGTGGTGCTTATGTATCTGTTGATGTGGAAGGAGCGAACATTTGGGCAAATAATATTACCGGAATATTTTACAGAAGCACTGATAACGGAGCTACCTGGACATTAGGGTTTCTTCCTAACAGTCCATTTCAAATACTGGATATGGATTTTTATGATGAGAACATTGGTTATGCAGTGGGTTGGGGCGGTAAAGCTTATCGAAGCGATGATGGCGGGGCTAACTGGCAGGTTTTACCAACACCAAACGAAGATGATTATCTTACAGATATTTATTTGATCGGACCAAATGAATTATGGGTCAGCACAAACTCGAATGCAGCATACTACTCATCCAATGGCGGGCAAGGCTGGGCTGTTCTGGAAATCGGTTCAGAAGGTTTCGGCAGTTTCTCAGCTATCACAGCAAGTGCAGATGGTGATGCATGGACAGGAGGTTTCCAGGGCTACATAGAGCATTTTACAGGAGAACCTCCACCCCCATTGAATCAGCCTCCGACTGCATCTTTTACTTATACTTCTAATGGTTTAACGGTTGATTTCATTGATTCCAGCACAGACATTGACGGTACAATTTTAGAATGGGCTTGGGACTTTGGTGATGGTTTATTTTCAACCGAACAGAATCCAACACACACTTATGACACGGCAAACACTTATATTGTCCAGCTAACCGTTACTGATGATGACGGCGATAGCGATTCTACAATACGCATTATCACTGTTCAGCCCAACCCGGGGGGCACATTCGGCGACTTCACAGAAGTAACGCCGCTTGATTCAATATTTGTTACGCCGGAAGATGAAGATTTTTGGGTAATCACTACAGCACCGGCTGACTATGACAGTGATGGAGATCTTGATATTGCAGTGCTTGGCTATTATGTTGTTTACAATCAGAGTGTTGAATACCGTTTATTATTATTAGTGAATAATGGACCGGCAGATTCAACTCATTGGGATTTCAGTTACATCAATGTGCCGCTTGGAATATTAACCACAGGATCATCAGACATGGCGTGGGGTGATGTGGATGGGGATGGTGACCAGGATTTAGCAGTTGGAACAGATGGCGCGACAGTTATCTATCTTAACGATAATGGAACACTCATACTTAGTGACACTAATCTTCCCGGTTACTGGGAAGATAACAGTCAGGCAGAATTTGATTTGCGGTCTATTACCTGGGCTGATTTTGATAATGATGGCGACCTTGATATCCTGATACCTTCAGTTTTTGATGATACAACTTTCTCCTATAAAACAACTTTGATGCGTAATGATAGTGCCAACGGAACAGGGGGTACTATTTTTACGGAGACAGACTCAGTATTCGCGCCGACTTCACACGCCAATAGCACCTGGGCTGACTTTGATAATGACCAGGATCTTGATTTGCTGCTTGTGAATATGGCACCAAACACCGATGAGGGTTTTATACGTCGTTACCGAAATGACGGTAATGGAAATTTCTTCGGCGAGGATATACTTGATTCGCTGACAATCGAACATGGTGATGCTCAGTGGGGGGACTATGATGCTGATGGCGACCTTGACATACTTGTGGCTGGAAACATTTTGGAAAACGGTATATATAATCTTGCACTTCGAATTTATCGGAATGACAATGAGAGCTATATTCCAATAGAGGTAATATCCTGCGTTCCATGCGAAGGTTGGTTTGATCTTACCGCTGCAACGTGGGCAGACTACGATTCTGACGGCGACGTAGACATTTTATTGGCAGGTAATTACAACTCAGGTTCAAATATTGAAGGACGTGCAAGAGTTTATACAAATGACGGTAACGGAAACTTTACGGATTCCGGTAATGAATTACCTGCACCGCGCGCAAGCGGCGATCGGGGGGGTACATTCTCCTGGTTAGATATAGATGGAGATGGAGATCTTGATTACTTTATTGCCGGGCAATACTTTGTTCCTGGAGGAAATGGACTTGTTGAAGCGCAGATGCATCTTTATAGAAATGATACTGAAGGTCAGAATAATGCGCCAACTACTCCGACGGATTTAAACGCTGCCTTTCAAAATGATGATACAGTTCTATTATCTTGGACGGCATCGAGCGATGATCACACAACTTCTCCCGGATTAACGTATGATCTTGTGGTAATCAGACCGGGATCGCATAACCCCTCAAAGCCTGATATCCTCATTGATAACTTTTCGGTTACTGATCCTGCTCGTCTCCCTGAACCGGGAAATATCAGCGCTGTTACTGAATGGTTATTAACCGGGCTAAAAGATGGTCATTATGAATGGTGCCTTAGTGCGGTTGACGCAGCTTATGTTGGAAGTACAATAGCCAGAGGTGTATTCGATATCGGTATTCCGACTTCAGTTGAAGCGGATAATTTACCCATCGTTTTTTCTTTAGCCCAGAATTACCCCAATCCTTTTAATCCGTCAACAAAGATTAAATTTTCGTTGCCCTCAGATTCAAAAGTACAAATTACAATTTATGATATTCTTGGAAGTAAGATTTCTGAACTGGTTAACGAAGTTAAACCGGCTGGATTTTATGAAGTCAATTTTGATGCGAGCTCATTAGCCAGCGGAATATATTTTTACAAAATACAGGCAGGGAATTTTGTTGATACCAAGAAGATGATTTTATTGAAGTGAGATTGGTTAATCCTTGATTACACAAAAGGCCGTCTCTGTGACGGTCTTTTTTTTTGAAACAACATTACCTCTCTATCATTCGCTTGCACCAAATGATTTAAGAGTCCCGGAAGATATACTTGAGAAGGAATTCCTGAAACTTGCAGAAGCTGAAGGTATAAGTGACATAGATGAACTCAATAAGATTTTAGAAAAAGCTGTTCAGACAAGGCATTTCTTAAAAGGTAAAAGAAGAATAAATAAGATTGCGAAGTTTGTTGCAGAGCATTATAGTACTTATGTAGAGAATCTTGGATACAAAACATTTTTAGTCGGAGTCGATAGAGAAGCTTGTGCACTCTATAAAAAAGCTTTGGATAAATACTTACCCCCCCGAATATTCTCAGAATGAATGTCTATATTGCAACCTAAAATAGTGAAAGAGGTTTATGGTAGAGGGAAAAGGATTGATTCAGGGGCACGGAGTGGAGCCCCGATATTCATCGGGATAAATTCAGCAGAACGGAGTTCGTTACTACTTTTATACTTGACTGATGAGCTGAAGTAAATATAAGTGTAATACGGAAAAAAATATAAATTGCATCAAAGATATTAGACTTTTTAAGTAAATTAATTTGAACAAATTAATGGGTTAAGTAGGATTGTAAACAACATCAACATACGGGAAGAACAACCCAGGGAAATCTGTAAAGGGTTTCTTATCCGGGGATTAGCTCTTTTTGGGTCAGTATTAAGACAAGATTTTAATGCGAACAGCGATATTGATCTTCGAGTAGAATTCACACCTGAATTCGGAGTGAGTTAATTCGATATCGTTAATCTGAAAGACGAATTTGCGAAGCTGTTCGGAAGCGAGGTGGATATTGTGCGACGAAAAGCAGTTGAGCGCAGCAGAAATATATTCAGGCAAAAAGCTATTCTCGAAAATGTTAAAGTCATCTATGCAGCATGATAAGGCTTATTTCTTCAAAAAATATTTCTTCATTGGTTTGAAGTAGAATTCCCTCCAGCCGTTTTTATAATTGTCTGATTGTCCGTCGGGAATTTTGGAATGGACCAATGTCAGCATAGTTCCTCTTGGGTTTTTGGAGAAAAAAATTTCAAGGAGGGAATCGGGTGCGCTGTCAGGGAATTCAGTTGTCCGCCAGCTTTGAACTATTCGCTTGTATGGTTCGAGTTCTAATGTCTTACCGGTTATGTAATTGTCCCACACTTTAAATTTGCCCCCGATCTTTGGATTGATCTTTGCTTTACCTCCTGTGAAGGCAGAATGCTTTTCACTATCAAGCCAGGCTTCGTATAGCGCTTTGAGTGATGTGTTAAATGTAGCCGAAATTTTTATTGTTTTTTCCATAAAGAATTTCTTTTGTCATTAAGTTATTCAACTTTAATTAAAAAAACACTAAGTAAAAGAATTATTTTTAAATTGATTGCCATTCAAAGTTGGAAATTAGGTTAAATCTGTTCTATATTTGTTTACAAAAAAACAAAATGGCATCACGAAAAAAGTAAAACTAATCTTTGTCACAGGCGGGGTCGTTTCCTCATTAGGAAAAGGAATAACTGCCTCATCTCTCGGACTTCTACTTAAACAACGCGGCTTTAAAGTCACCATTCAGAAATTTGACCCTTACATAAATGTTGATCCCGGAACAATGAGTCCGTTTCAGCATGGCGAGGTGTATGTAACTGATGACGGCGCTGAAACAGATCTCGACCTCGGCCATTATGAGCGGTTTCTCGATGTCAGCATGACACGCGCTAATAACACGACTACAGGTCAGGTCTATAATGAAGTTATCACAAAAGAGCGAAGGGGGGATTTCCTTGGCGCAACTGTGCAGGTTATTCCGCACATCACCGACGAAATAAAACACCGAATGACAAAACTTTGCGAACTTGGTGAATACGATATAATCATTACGGAAATTGGCGGAACAGTCGGTGATATTGAAAGCCTTCCTTTTATTGAAGCTATGCGGCAGCTTATGATGCAGTTTGGAAGAGTCAATACGATGAACATTCACGTAACGCTTGTTCCATATATTGCCTCAGCAGGTGAAGTGAAAACAAAACCCACACAACACAGTGTTAAGAATCTTCTCGAACTTGGAATTCAACCTGATGTTTTGATTTGCCGATCTGAAGTTAAACTCGCAAAAGATTTACGTGATAAGATAGCATTATTTTGCAACATTGATTCACGTGCGGTTATTTCTGCATATGATGTTTCCTCGATTTATGAAGTCCCTTTGGTACTGCTAAGAGAAAAGCTGGATCTATTAGTGCTAAAAAAATTACACCTCCCTGATAGAAAAATTAAAATTGAAGACTGGGAAGCATTTGTTCAGAAAGTTAAATCACCAGCACAAACAGTTGAAATAGCCCTTTGTGGAAAATACACCGATCATCTTGATGCATATAAAAGTATAATGGAATCGTTCATTCATGCCGGTGCAGAGAATGATGCAAAAGTAAAAGTCAGGCTAATCAGCGCTGAAAAACTTGAAACAGAAGATGTTCATTCTTTACTGAAAGGTGTGCATGGAATTTTAGTACCGGGGGGGTTTGGAGAGCGCGGCATTGAGGGAAAAATCGCAGCAGTAAAATATGCAAGAGAAAACAAGATTCCTTTTTTGGGAATATGTTTGGGAATGCAGTGTGCGGTAATCGAGTTTGCGAGAAATGTTTGCGGGCTTGCGAAAGCCAACAGCTCAGAGTTCAAAAAAAATAATTACTCCGTTATTGATTTGATGCCCGATCAAAAAAACATAAAGAATATGGGCGCAACGATGCGGCTGGGTGCCTATCCCTGCACTTTAATGGAGGGGACAAAAGCAAAGCAGGCATATAAATCTGAATTTATTTCGGAACGGCATCGTCATAGATATGAGTTTAATAATAAATTTAGAAATCTGCTGACGGAAAATGGCTTGGTGCTGAGCGGCTTATCACCCGATAAAGAACTTGTTGAAATAACTGAACTTCAAGACCATCCCTGGTTTCTCGGCTGCCAATTTCACCCGGAATTAAAATCCCGTGCAACAAAAGCGCATCCGCTGTTCAGAGAATTTGTGAAGGCTTCAATCAAGTACTCAAAAGAAACCTGATCATTTATAATTAAAGTTTCACTAAAAATTGACAAACTCAGCGCTCAAATACTTATTGAGATGTGTCCCGGCTTTTATTTTATTATTTCATCAACCAGCATTTGCACAATCTGAAATAACAACGTTAGTTAAACGGGGATTGGATAACTGCTACAACTTTCAATGGACTTCTGCAGAGAATATTTTTTTAAATCTTCAAAAAAAATATCCTGAAAATCCCGCCGGCTATCATTATCAATCCGAAATTTATCTCTGGTATTATCTTGGTACAAAAATAATGAAGACTTAAAATCATTCACCCATTATTCTGATTTAGCTATTCAGAAATGTGAAAATGAACTGGACAAAAATTCGGATAATTCAGAAATTCTTTATCTACTTGGAATGAATTATACATTAAGGGCAATAGCATTTACACAGGCAGAAAACTATCTTGATGCGGCGTGGACAGCAAAAAAATCAGAATCAAATCTTTCTGAATGTTTGGAGAGGAATAATAAAAAAATATGATGCATATCTCGGACTTGGATTATATA contains these protein-coding regions:
- a CDS encoding VCBS repeat-containing protein; protein product: MYLILKNLKHRSRKFKVTWHIQRIFVALIVLLTSSATAQWNTQSPIPTFLDVRGIAGFTDPHVFIATDDNSFDDGGSLFESTDGGINWIQRNIPISLSNPFYGLFFLDSQNGWVYGNDNYRTTDGGITWTQLPFLGSTYFMKFYTINFGLATGNFGRYISRDGGLSWEPSPNDMFAFDFTSDLIGLGVSETSVFRSTDGGATFAPAYNGNAKTVSFLSNTLVVGIADDIFIRSTDGGLTWNDGTPAEGRDHLVAISGNVVLAWGRAGTFPDFDDRIFRSSDGGQSWTDLGEVMDPGPYATPFAFAVPDPQTVVATDGAGNMFYSGDEGQNWTLVFDSPNGLQPGYLSSVVPSFTDAQTGYYGYGPGFIIKTTNGGASWSQISSGSGNSINDIDRFANGKLLAVGDVGTILTNLNGTSPWLLQSQITQYNIKAVQVVGTNEAVLIDEIGQVFMSNDGGENWTITNTIPPGLSPAEDIHFSTLMDGWVIGQGGDCLLHTSDGGNTWIPVTDFGGAYVSVDVEGANIWANNITGIFYRSTDNGATWTLGFLPNSPFQILDMDFYDENIGYAVGWGGKAYRSDDGGANWQVLPTPNEDDYLTDIYLIGPNELWVSTNSNAAYYSSNGGQGWAVLEIGSEGFGSFSAITASADGDAWTGGFQGYIEHFTGEPPPPLNQPPTASFTYTSNGLTVDFIDSSTDIDGTILEWAWDFGDGLFSTEQNPTHTYDTANTYIVQLTVTDDDGDSDSTIRIITVQPNPGGTFGDFTEVTPLDSIFVTPEDEDFWVITTAPADYDSDGDLDIAVLGYYVVYNQSVEYRLLLLVNNGPADSTHWDFSYINVPLGILTTGSSDMAWGDVDGDGDQDLAVGTDGATVIYLNDNGTLILSDTNLPGYWEDNSQAEFDLRSITWADFDNDGDLDILIPSVFDDTTFSYKTTLMRNDSANGTGGTIFTETDSVFAPTSHANSTWADFDNDQDLDLLLVNMAPNTDEGFIRRYRNDGNGNFFGEDILDSLTIEHGDAQWGDYDADGDLDILVAGNILENGIYNLALRIYRNDNESYIPIEVISCVPCEGWFDLTAATWADYDSDGDVDILLAGNYNSGSNIEGRARVYTNDGNGNFTDSGNELPAPRASGDRGGTFSWLDIDGDGDLDYFIAGQYFVPGGNGLVEAQMHLYRNDTEGQNNAPTTPTDLNAAFQNDDTVLLSWTASSDDHTTSPGLTYDLVVIRPGSHNPSKPDILIDNFSVTDPARLPEPGNISAVTEWLLTGLKDGHYEWCLSAVDAAYVGSTIARGVFDIGIPTSVEADNLPIVFSLAQNYPNPFNPSTKIKFSLPSDSKVQITIYDILGSKISELVNEVKPAGFYEVNFDASSLASGIYFYKIQAGNFVDTKKMILLK
- a CDS encoding nucleotidyltransferase domain-containing protein gives rise to the protein MNGLSRIVNNINIREEQPREICKGFLIRGLALFGSVLRQDFNANSDIDLRVEFTPEFGVS
- a CDS encoding SRPBCC domain-containing protein, producing MEKTIKISATFNTSLKALYEAWLDSEKHSAFTGGKAKINPKIGGKFKVWDNYITGKTLELEPYKRIVQSWRTTEFPDSAPDSLLEIFFSKNPRGTMLTLVHSKIPDGQSDNYKNGWREFYFKPMKKYFLKK
- a CDS encoding CTP synthase, producing the protein MFVTGGVVSSLGKGITASSLGLLLKQRGFKVTIQKFDPYINVDPGTMSPFQHGEVYVTDDGAETDLDLGHYERFLDVSMTRANNTTTGQVYNEVITKERRGDFLGATVQVIPHITDEIKHRMTKLCELGEYDIIITEIGGTVGDIESLPFIEAMRQLMMQFGRVNTMNIHVTLVPYIASAGEVKTKPTQHSVKNLLELGIQPDVLICRSEVKLAKDLRDKIALFCNIDSRAVISAYDVSSIYEVPLVLLREKLDLLVLKKLHLPDRKIKIEDWEAFVQKVKSPAQTVEIALCGKYTDHLDAYKSIMESFIHAGAENDAKVKVRLISAEKLETEDVHSLLKGVHGILVPGGFGERGIEGKIAAVKYARENKIPFLGICLGMQCAVIEFARNVCGLAKANSSEFKKNNYSVIDLMPDQKNIKNMGATMRLGAYPCTLMEGTKAKQAYKSEFISERHRHRYEFNNKFRNLLTENGLVLSGLSPDKELVEITELQDHPWFLGCQFHPELKSRATKAHPLFREFVKASIKYSKET